A region of Granulicella sibirica DNA encodes the following proteins:
- the secY gene encoding preprotein translocase subunit SecY gives MFEKIANIFRIPDLRNRVLFTLGLLAVYRLGAHIPTPGINADLLAQFFNQNSGSALGLVDLFSGGNLRKLTVFALGIMPYITASIIFQLLTVIYEPLAKLQKEGEMGRRKITQWTRYVTVLLAIVQSFAIALTLTNTSTGQSMVTINKYEFIPMCVITLTTGTAFIMWLGEQITERGIGNGMSLLIFTGIVVGLPKGIAELYDKATTSAWGGLTPIILVLLIVAMVGVVAFIIFVERSERRIPVQYAKRVVGRKMMGGQSTHLPLKVNSGGVMPVIFASSILSAPLLFAGMSFFGSGPLKDTRFFGPILQGLAPGEPWYELLYIVAIIFFAYFYISIVFRPDDIADNMRKYGGFIPGIRPGKRTSDFINDVLTRITLVGAIYLIIISIIPTILISGIHFNHLWLIGPVFDRLPTWTTQGLGVNFYFGGTSLLIVVGVAMDTVNQIESQLIMRHYDGFSPKSGRIRGRRSW, from the coding sequence ATGTTTGAGAAAATTGCCAACATCTTCCGCATCCCGGACCTACGCAACCGAGTCCTCTTCACCCTCGGCCTGCTTGCCGTCTACCGCCTCGGTGCGCACATCCCCACCCCAGGTATCAACGCCGACCTGCTCGCCCAGTTCTTCAACCAGAACTCCGGCTCCGCGCTCGGCCTCGTCGACCTCTTCTCAGGCGGAAACCTCCGCAAGCTGACCGTCTTCGCGCTCGGCATCATGCCCTACATCACCGCCTCCATCATCTTCCAGCTGCTTACGGTCATCTATGAGCCGCTCGCGAAGCTGCAGAAGGAAGGCGAGATGGGCCGCCGCAAGATCACCCAGTGGACCCGTTACGTCACGGTTCTCCTCGCGATCGTTCAGTCCTTCGCCATCGCCCTCACGCTGACCAACACCAGCACCGGTCAGTCGATGGTGACGATCAACAAGTACGAGTTCATCCCGATGTGCGTCATCACCCTGACCACCGGGACGGCGTTCATCATGTGGCTCGGCGAGCAGATTACCGAACGCGGCATCGGCAACGGCATGTCGCTGTTGATCTTCACCGGTATCGTCGTCGGCCTCCCTAAGGGCATCGCCGAACTCTACGACAAGGCCACCACAAGCGCATGGGGCGGACTCACCCCGATCATCCTCGTGCTTCTCATCGTCGCCATGGTGGGTGTCGTAGCCTTCATCATCTTTGTCGAGCGCTCTGAACGCCGCATCCCGGTCCAATACGCCAAGCGCGTCGTCGGGCGCAAGATGATGGGCGGTCAATCGACTCACCTTCCGCTCAAGGTCAACTCGGGCGGAGTCATGCCGGTCATCTTCGCCAGCTCGATCCTTTCGGCCCCCCTTCTGTTCGCCGGCATGAGCTTCTTCGGTAGTGGCCCGCTCAAGGACACCCGCTTCTTCGGCCCGATCCTTCAGGGCCTCGCACCCGGTGAGCCCTGGTACGAGCTCCTCTACATCGTCGCCATCATCTTCTTCGCCTACTTCTACATCTCGATCGTCTTCCGTCCAGACGACATCGCGGACAACATGCGGAAGTACGGCGGCTTCATTCCTGGCATTCGTCCCGGCAAGCGCACGTCGGACTTCATCAACGACGTCCTGACGCGCATTACGCTCGTCGGAGCGATTTACCTGATCATCATCTCGATTATTCCGACGATCCTGATAAGTGGTATTCACTTCAACCACCTTTGGCTCATCGGACCCGTCTTCGACCGGCTCCCGACCTGGACGACGCAGGGTCTCGGCGTGAATTTCTACTTCGGAGGCACGTCGCTCCTGATCGTGGTCGGCGTTGCAATGGACACCGTGAACCAGATCGAATCGCAGCTCATCATGCGCCACTATGACGGCTTCTCTCCAAAGAGCGGCCGCATCCGCGGACGCCGCAGTTGGTAG
- a CDS encoding adenylate kinase — translation MTSTHNTVLEPFAPGPVLLLGAPGVGKGTQAKQLMAAFGIPQISTGDLFRAHLKNHTPLGILAEGLMKQGKLVPDDLVNQMVAERLTHPDTHSGYILDGFPRTLAQAEWLDSSLSASNDAVPVVAISISVDDTQLLQRITGRRISPAGRIYNIYSNPPRVPGHCDVDGTLLTQRTDDTEEVFHERMRTFRAQTAPVIDHYRAQGRFEEVDGSLAVEEVTAAIHGTLIRLRAAAQQEKA, via the coding sequence TTGACCAGCACACACAACACGGTATTAGAGCCCTTCGCCCCCGGACCAGTCCTTCTCCTCGGAGCTCCTGGCGTCGGCAAAGGCACGCAGGCCAAGCAGCTCATGGCCGCCTTCGGAATCCCTCAGATCTCCACCGGCGACCTCTTCCGCGCGCACCTCAAGAACCACACTCCCCTCGGCATCCTCGCGGAAGGCCTGATGAAGCAGGGAAAGCTCGTTCCCGATGACCTCGTCAACCAGATGGTCGCCGAGCGTCTTACGCATCCCGATACGCACAGCGGCTACATCCTCGACGGCTTCCCCCGCACCCTCGCTCAGGCCGAATGGCTCGACAGCAGCCTTTCCGCCTCGAACGACGCCGTCCCCGTCGTCGCCATCAGTATCAGCGTCGACGACACTCAACTCCTCCAGCGCATCACCGGCCGCCGCATCTCGCCAGCCGGCCGCATCTACAACATCTACTCGAATCCGCCGAGAGTTCCTGGGCACTGCGACGTCGATGGGACGCTCCTTACCCAGCGCACCGACGACACCGAAGAGGTCTTTCACGAGCGTATGCGCACCTTCCGCGCCCAGACGGCGCCGGTCATCGACCACTACAGGGCCCAGGGCCGCTTCGAAGAGGTAGATGGCTCGCTCGCGGTCGAAGAGGTCACGGCCGCCATCCACGGAACGCTTATTCGCCTCCGCGCTGCGGCTCAGCAGGAGAAGGCGTAG